A segment of the Candidatus Nitrososphaera gargensis Ga9.2 genome:
TAATCATCCTGTCAGTCGGGTCTTCCATCCTTGCCAGTATCCGCGCGGCTTTTTTCTTCTGCGCCTTCATGTAATGCTCGTCAGAGATCATTTTCCTGCCCATCTTTACGAGAGACTTGGAATTACTCGCCCTTTTGACCAAGCCTGACCTTACAAGGTATTTCTCGATGTGGAACCGGAGTGGTGCTATCGATATCGTGGGCTTGCCCAAGAGAGCAGCTTCGGCAGTCATCGTCCCGCCTGCCCCGACAAAGAGATGGATAGACTTTATGAGCGCGGTGCCGTCGACAACGTCTTTTAGAACCTGCACTTTGCTGCCATAGCGCGCCTCTATCTCTGCTATTTGGTCCTGGTACCTGCAGAGCATCACGATGTTGGCCGATTGCCACAGGTCGTTCACAAAGTCGTCGATCGTTTTGGCAGTGCCAAGTTTTCTATCTGCAATGTATGATGCTTTGCTTTCTTCAAGCCGGAGGAGTATCGTATTCTTTTTGTCCTGCTCGATTTCAGATGTTTCGTCATGCTTGAGCCATGCCACCGGGTCAAGCGCATGATAACGGGTAATGTCCTTTTTTGCAATGCCGTACCCTGTCCAGGCTGAATATGGTATGACCCACGGGCAGAGCAAATTGCTTGTCAGCGGGACAGTGAGCCTTGCAACGGCCTCCGCATGAGGCGAGTCGTTAAAGCTAATGTGCTTTATGCCGAGACCAAATGCAACCCTAGCTCCTTCCGGCGATGCGAAGGTGACGGCTGCGTCAGGCCGGAAGCGCTCTACCACTTCGGCCAGTTCAAACGTCCTGTTGGCGCTCTGGCGCAGCTTGCCGTACCTGTCGGCTCCGCCGTGGCTCCCTACAACGATGAGATCAAGCTTTTTGATCCTAGCCAGCTCGATTGCCTCCCTGTACTGCCTTGAAGTGCAGAGCACATCGTGGCCAGAGTCGCGAAGCAGAGTGACTGCGCGCCTGAAAAACATGACCTGCTTTGGGGTCAAAATGTCAAACCAGATCTTTTTCTTCAAGCATGACTTGTAGCCGGAAGCCAATGGAAAAACCTTTTGTAGACCACTTGAGGTATAACGTAGGGATGAACGGGGGAGCTCAGTCGACACTTTGAGCGCAGGAGGATCTTCTGTTGCAGTCTATGGCCTGAGCACCGAAGGATATCGGATAGCATCTTCGATAGCGATCAAGGGATCAAAGGTCTCGCTGATAGACGAATCGGTCAGGATGGCGATTTCGCTCAAGCCCGACATCGCAAGGACGTATCCAAACGTAAGCTCGTTAATAGAGGACGAGCCGCTCCTTGATCTGGAGCCGATAGACGTAGCAGTGAGCAACGCCTCGTACGTCTATTTTGCTCCGCGCGTAAGGAAGGTGGGTCCGGACGTGAAAAGCGACGTGACGAGCAAGTTCAAGGACGCGATCAAGGCGCTCAAGCGGGGCGCCTCTGTAGTCTATATGCTGCCGACCGGGGTAGGTGGCAACAACGAAAACATTGCTCTGATAGAGCACATGACCGGAATGTCCGTCGACAAGGACGTGTCATACTACTATCTGCCGATGAGCACCTTTACCAGCGCGAGCTCTGAGACACTGATAGGATCGGTCAAGTCAAAGCAGGATAATCACCTGTCCAAGATGCTCCACGACCCTGACACGCGCCGCAAGCTGATCTTTGTGGACGTCAATTCTGCTGAACTTGCGCATGTAATAAAGACATTGAGCCACTACTCTGGCATGGCCAGTATACTTGAAATCTGCAAAAAGGCGGCCGACAGCAACATTGGAAGCGAGCTTATGCAGGGCACTTTTGCCGATCTCTACATTGACGACGTGACCGGCGGGCTGTACGATCTTCGCATAATAGGGTCGTCGCTTGATGGCACCGGGCCTCTGATGTACCTGGTCAACGGCAGCATCAAGGGCATCGAAGGCTATGTCAAGTACCTAATTGACCAGATACGGGCCACCCTCAAAAAGCGCGACCTCAAGGCCAGTAGGACAAAAGTTGCCATAGCATGGACGCTTGACCAGCATGAGATGAGGGGCGACAAGATCGAACTGCTGTCATCGCTTGAGACCAAGGTCAAGGACTATATCGGCGATGTCGAGCGCCACCAAGGGCCCACGTTCGACCTCTACCACACAGACAAGACCACCGTGGTCATTGCGTGCTCTAAAGCGGATTATGAAAAGGTCGTTTCAAAGAACATGGCGAACCAAGACTTTATCGTGATGAAGGCAAATCCGCTGTGCGAAACGCTGTAATGACCCGTGCGTATATGTGCATGTGCAAGTTTCCAGTGGAGCATACATATAGAAATTAAAATTAGTTCTTTTATAGTCTGCTTAAAAGAATTAATTAATTGCACGCCGCAACCATAACTTATGGCTAGCAGTGGAACCATTATCCTGTCCACGTTTCCAAGCGAAAAGTCTGTAGTCGACGTTGCTGACAAGGTTGTCAGAGACAGGTTATGTGCCTGCGTCAATTTCACCCAGATTCGATCGATCTATTCGTGGCGCGGCAAGATAGAAGACCAGAAGGAGTTCGTTGCTCTTTTCAAGACGACTGCAACATCTGCGAAAAGGCTCAAGGCCGAAATCGCAAGGCTGCATCCTTACGAAGTGCCGGAAATAGTGGAGCTGAAAATGCAGGATGTTTCAAGGCCGTACCTGTCGTGGTTGGCGGAGTCAACGGATGGCGTACCGAAGAAGCGCCACAATGCCGCCAAGCGATGAGACTCGAAGGCCAATGTCAGTCGACGAATCCACCGCGAACGCCTTGGCACCATAGCCTTCAATTGAATTGAGCAGCTTTACCACCTGCTCCTCATCTGCCGCAGTCTTGAAGATCGAATCCGAGAACACGACTGCTTCTACCGCCTTCATCGCGGCCGCCTGGGACACTTCCTGCATGCCCATTGCAAATTTGGCTTCTCCCCTGTTCACCATCAGCATCACCCGATCAAGCATAGAAGATACCGAAGCCAGCTTGCTCGCGCTCATGGCCTCCTTCATCGCTGGCGAGCGCAGGAACACGAATATGCCATCTTCACCGGCAACGTCCACGCCGTCAACTACCTGCACCCTGTCCCTTGGGATCTCTTGCCTAGCAACTAGAGTGTTGAAGAACCTCCGGCGGGTTTCGCCAGGGCCAAATATGATCACCTTGTCGTTTTCGCCAATGATTGAAGAAACCGTCTTGGCGATGTCTGTGAAATAGATTTCGATGTTGGGGTTGTTCTTGGTCTGGTAGCGCTTGCCGCTCTGGCCGGAGTAGATGTTGGGGATGACTTTGACATGCGTTCCGGAAACCTTTGCGACCGCCGCTTCCTGTGTGTCGATAGCAACCAGAATAAAGCTGGCATTGCTGCCAGACCTATTGAGCATCCTGAGCTCGACCTCCTGCCACTTCCTCCCCTTGTCTATGGTTATCATATCGCCTGCCTGCACAGAGAGCGAGTGATGAGTCCCCTTTGTTACCATCTCGTTGTCGGTTTCTGCAATGACTCCTGTTATCCTGAGCCGGTCGACTGCGGCGTCAAGCTTACTCTGCTCCACTCTGATAGAAACGCGCACTTTGACCCGCTCGCCCTTGTCCGGCCTGCCGTACTCTTTTACCTGCTTGATCACGCGGGTAGTGTCTGCGATTACGTGGTCGTCCTTTTCTATAATTCTCCGCAGTGTAAATAGATCGTCCGCGTCTTCGGGGATGACAAAAAAAGCGTTGGTGGATGCCCCGCTCGGCTTTACTATCATACTGTCTTTTCGCTTTCAGTCACGGAGGAAGAAGGAGATGAAGAGTCTTCACTGCCGCGCTCTTGATTCTGGACTGACTTCAAGTAGTTGTCGACCCATTCTTGGGTCAGCACGCCAGACTCGACTAGGTTGACCAGCGCGTTGGGCGAAGCAAAGCCCTGCACCTTGCCTCCGCGCCTGCGTACCTGCCTCCACTTTAACTGGGTGTTGCCGCTCTTTGACGAGTAAATGATGCCAAGGATCTCCTTTGCGTTCACAAATGTCATCTCTCTTATCTTCTTCAGCGTGACCTTGTCTGCCGCTTCGATGTAGATTGCGCCGGGACCCTCTTCGCGCTCGGGGAATACTTCATAGTCGCGCAGGTAACTTTCTGGTATGAAGGATCTGCAGGTGCTTACAATGATAAACTTTCTAAAGCTCTCCAGCGAAGCCGTAGTTTCTATCTGAACCAAGGTAAGTATGAGGGGGCGGTAGCCATTTATCAAGTTTATGAGAGAGTGGGTAGGTGGGTGGACAAACTCCTTACTCAAGATCTTCCTCATCAGGTCAGTAGGGCTAGTCTAGTCATTGCTTGTCCACATCGAAAATGAGGTGTCTGCGACATAAAAATCTACGAACAGCACTTGCCACGCGGGATCGTGTGGCCGTGGGGGCACTTCCTCGGGTGCTTTAGCAGCGTGCACAGCGCGTCCGTGAAAATATCTTTCATGTGGTGCTCTATGCCGCAGACCATTTCTTCGTCTATCTCTATCTTGAGCGCGTCCTTCATCAGGACTTCAAGCAGCCGCGTGTTTCGCATCATCTGCTTGCCGATGCGCTCGCCTTCGCCGGTCATTTCCACGCTACCCTTGCTGTAGCGAACGAGCTGCGAGCCATCAAGCTTGCGGAGCATCTGCACAACGGATGGCTGGGTGACGTTAAGGAGCTTGGCTATCGAGCTTACCTTGACTTCCTCTCCTCTTTCGCGGATGTACCATATGGCCTTCAGGTACATCTCGACGTGCTCTGACTCGGCCGTGCCTACAAAAAGCTCTTCCTCGTAGCCTGTTGGCTTTTTCTTTGCAACGGCAGTCTCCACGCGCTATCTGTTCTCGCCAAACTCTATTAACCTTATCCCTTCGCATATAACGCCGTTTTTTACTTTTTTTCTTTTCTGCCGAATCTTCCCAGAGGTACTGGAAGTAGCCCTTGGCGAATCCTGCCAGGCCGGCATGATCCGCCCAGATGGCTATCGGCTCAAAACTGCCGCCGTCCCCTGTGCCTTCTCCAAGCAACAACACGACCTGCTTGCCGTCCCCTATGACGCCACCTCCAAAAAGCCCATCTTTCAGCCTCACTTCTGCAACTCTGGAAAGTGCCTTGATCGTTTCCGGCGTTATCTTAGCGGATGCAAGGATGTGTATCTTGACGCCCTTATCATGCAGCGTCCTTAGCACCGGCTGGAGCGGCTTGGCTACGTCTACCGCGACAAAAGGCAGCGCGACCAGCAATTCCTGCCGCGCGTTCTGCACTATTTCGTTGACCTTGGCGACTATGTTAAAGACCCCTCTTGCGACCCATATCTCGGGGCGCTCCTTCATCCCACTCTTGGTATACATCGGCATCAGTTCATTGACAATGGTGCTCTGGCTCTCGCGGAAATTGTTCTCGTGTCGCATCCTCATGGCTTCAAGCGCGCTTGAAGGGGACTTGGGGAAGAATTTTTGCGGGCGAGAGCTATCCGACTCGAGCCATCCCTTCTCCTCAAGGCTGTTGAGGACTTCATAGATCTTTGAATAGGGCACGCCGGATTTTTTCGAGATGTCTGCGGCGGTCATGGCGCCGCTATCAAGCAACGAGAGATACACACGTATCTCGTAGCTCGTCAAGCCAAGGTTTTCCATGGCCTTCCTTGACCTGTCGCTAATGCTCAATTCTTCTCAAACTGAGGGCGCGTGCTATATTAAGATGCTCTGCAAAGCCATTCCAGAGGGACAGTCTAAATCTCAAGTCTTTCTTGCAATTTGTGTGCAAGAATTTAACCTATTCACCGTATGAATTAGTAGGTTAGCTTTATATAGAAAATGGAAATTGTGTCCATTAAGGTAGTAGTATGGACCTAATCCAAATTTCGAACATGTCTAGCAAAAGCGTAGGCGCTAGGCGGACAATAAGGTTTACTCAAAGCATCTGCCCGGACTGCAACATGATTCTGGATGCAGAAGTCTTTGAAAGGGGTGGCAAGGTCTTTATGACCAAGACGTGCCCGACGCACGGCGAATGCGAGGAGCTCTATTTCGGTTCGTACGAAATGTACAAGAAATTCAGCACATATTGGATGGATGGCAAGGGTGCGCACGCTCCAAACGTGATGATAGACAAGTGTTCATGTCCAAACAACTGTGGACTTTGCACCAACCACCTTTCACACTCTGGACTTTCAAACATGATCATCACTAACAGGTGCGACCTGACGTGCTGGTACTGCTTCTTCTACGTCAAGAAGGGCCTTGAAGGCGCTTATCTGTACGAGCCAAACATGGAGCAGGTAAGGGCCATGATGAAGACGCTCAAGGCAGAAAAGCCGATCGCGGGCAACTCGATCCAGATCACCGGTGGCGAGCCGATGCTCCGCGACGACATTACGGAGATCATCAAGATAATGAAAGAGGAGGGCGTCGACCATGTCCAGCTCAACACTAACGGAATCAAACTGGCCATGTCGCCAGAAACTATGCGCCAAGTAAGGATGGCAGGTGTTAACAACCTCTACCTTTCGTTCGATGGCGTAACCCCAAGGACAAACCCCAAGAACCACTGGGAAATCCCGTACACGCTGGAATCAGCAAGAAAGTGCGGAATGACAGTGGTGTTCGTCCCGACGGTCATCAAGTCAATTAATGACCACGAGCTGGGCAGTATCATACGCTATGCCCAAAAGAACCTCGACGTGGTGCACGCAGTCAACTTCCAGCCGGTGTCGCTCACAGGCAGGATGGGCAAGAAAGAACGTGAAAAGTACAGAATCACGATCCCAGACTGCATCGAAAGGATTGAAGAACAGACTAACGGCGAGATTTCAAAGGATGCTTGGTTCCCGGTTCCGTCATGCATGCCCATGACAAACATCATCGAGGCTTTCAGCAAAAAGCCAAAGTACGAGCTATCGATACACTTTGCATGTGGCGCAGGAACATATGTCTTTGAAGATATGGACACAAAGAAGCTGATACCGCTGACATCTTTTGTCGACATTAAGGGCGTGCTTGAATACTTTGAAGAAAAAGCCGACGAGATCAAGTCAGGCGCCAACAGATACTGGGCGATGCTCGAAGTCGTGCGCAAGCTAAAGCAGTTCGTCAACAAGGATAAGCAGCCACGCGGGCTGGACCTTGCCAAGATGTTCTCGAGCATCCTGCTCAAGCGCAACTTTGACTCTGTGGGCTCATGGCACGTAAGGTCGCTGTTCCTCGGCATGATGCACTTCCAAGACAAGTACAACGAAGACCTCGAGAGGCTCCAGAGGTGCGACATCCACTACCTGACGCCAGACCTTAGAATCATCCCATTCTGCGCATTCAATGTCATTCCAGAATGGTACCGTGACAGGATACAAAAGAAGTATAGCATCCCAGTCGAAGAGTGGGAGAAGGCCCACGGCCAGACCCTCGAAGCAGGACTCTACAGGGGCCTGATGAGAAGGGGCAAGCCAGAGGCTCAGATGGGCTGCGCTATGTCAGAAATACACAGGGCCGCTGCCGAAGCCTCCGACGATCACAGGGGGATAGAACTCCGCAACAACATGGCCGGCGCGTAAGCGCTCTCTTTTTCCCCTTTTTTACTATGTCTTGTGCCTGTACCACTTGTAGATGTAGTAGGCCGCGCCAATGATTATAATGGCTATGACGAGCGGCCACAGGAAATAGATCACTATCGCAGCCACGATGATAAGAGCTGCTATGATCAGGATATCAAGTACTCCTAATGGTCTTGCCATACTATAATCAGCACTATGCACCGTAAATACCTTTTATTAGGTGCATTCTATATTGTTGCTGTCAGGTTCCTGCCATTCATCTGCCAGTTCGAGCGCGCGCCTGCCCTTCTGTGTTATGGCATAGACTCGGCATGTGCCAACAGCCATGACCTCTGCCGCTAACCCGTACTGCAGCAGCTTGGATATGTGGCCGTCGACTGCCTTCCAATCGATACCAAGCTCGTGCGACAACTGGAGCTTGTTCTTTGGCCCAAGGAGCGACCTCAAGAGTATCGTTCTGGTCCTGCCTCCCTTCATCTTGACAAGCAATTCAAACACGCCGCAGCAAAGCCCATTCTCGGTCCACTTTGACTTGGTAAGGCCGCGCCAGATGATGTCGCGTCGGTCGCCGGCACCAAAAAAATCAAATGACAGCTCTGCGCCGGCAAGCTTTCTGGTATGAAGGTACAACATCTGGTTGGCCATCTTGTTGTCCTGCACTGCCTTGAACTGTTGCGGGTGTGTTTCGGTCGCGCCAGAACGGTAGTCAACAAACGCCGCATGTGTCAGGGTCAGAGCAGTAAATAGGAAAACTGCTAGACTCAGGCTTTTCGTCGTGCTCATTTCAGCGGAGTAAACCTCCTGCTTGGAGCAACAGCACAATATACGCCTGTGAGGGATAAAAGTCTTAGGCGACATGCCTGCCATACCCAACCACACCATTCTTGCGAGCGTCCCACGTTGGAGGTAGTATCCACAGGTCGCCATTTGCGTCCGCCTCAAGGTCCAGCCTTGGCAGCACGTTTGAAGGGGGGCTCTGAAGCGACGCAGGCCCTGCATAAGCCTTGCCGGTGAGAGGATCGTATGCGCTTGCATGACACGGGCATGCTATCATGTTCAGCTTTGACTCGTACCTCCATAGACACCACAAATGCAGGCAAACCATGCTGTAAAGTCGAAACGCTGAGACATCGTTCTTGCCTCCGCCAAGCTCAAGCGGGAGCCTTATCAACTGCCAGGTGCGGAACGCCTCTGTGTTCAGCACCGGGTCATCGGTCTTTGGGTAGATCACAACCTCTGAATGGTTTACTTTGAAAGAGTAGATGTTGGACGGCTCGCCTCCCCTGATCTCTATTTTCGTCTTTTCTGCCCCGTTTGCCCTGTTGTTTGGCAGAAACTTGCCCCAGTCAACAAAGGGCGCAAAAGTCATTACGGTACCGGCGGCTGCCATCAATTTCAAAAAGTCGCGCCTAGACATCCCCTTGTTGCCTGCTGCTACAGCTGGGTAATGGGCACTAGACATAAGTAAAATTGGTCGTGAGTTGATATAACACTTGATCCAAACGTTTGGACAAAATCTTAAATATCGATCTCCTCAAGCGGTCAAACTTAAAATTGGATCGAGTGCTTTTGTCAAGCCATGAACCTAGAGCAGTGGTGCCAGCTAGACGAGCGGATCTACATTGCAGACGCGGACGAGCGCTACAAGCAGTACGCCGGCTTACCGCACAGCGAGCGCGTGATAGAGCAGCTGGCAGAGATGAAGGCCATGAGCGCCAAAACCTTTCTTGGCTCGTTTACAGAACCAAGGGAACTGTTCCTAGGTTCGCTTGAAAACATCGCAGACTCGACTACAAAAAAGCTTGAGCTCAAACTGTACAATCTGCGCAACCAAAAGGTAGTCTCTTCGCGTCACCGCTTTGGAGGGGCTGCGGTCAGCTGGAGCACGTGGCGGCAGTTCAACAGCGCCCAAAAAGACCCTGCAAAGAGAAAACAGGTGTTTGACGAGTTCATCTCCAAGACAAAGTACCTTTCACCAACCATCAAGGCCCGGTTTGACCAGATGGGAAAAATCTACAGCGAATACTCGCGCAAGAAGCTGAGCCCGCTTGATGGCTACCTGGAGAACGAGAAGGTCTCGTATTCGCAGCTGATCGATTTCGTAAAGTCGATGGGCCAGCAGGCAAAAAAGCCCTTTCAGGAAGCGCTTGCGACCATTTCAAAAAAAGTGCTAGGAAGAGACGCGGAATATTACGATGACTTTTACTTTTTCCGCAACAGGGTGTATGCTGACCTTGAAAAGGAGTTTGCCGGAGTAAACCCGCCTGACCAAGTCCGGCGCACGCTTGCAGCCATGCAGTT
Coding sequences within it:
- a CDS encoding DUF354 domain-containing protein yields the protein MASGYKSCLKKKIWFDILTPKQVMFFRRAVTLLRDSGHDVLCTSRQYREAIELARIKKLDLIVVGSHGGADRYGKLRQSANRTFELAEVVERFRPDAAVTFASPEGARVAFGLGIKHISFNDSPHAEAVARLTVPLTSNLLCPWVIPYSAWTGYGIAKKDITRYHALDPVAWLKHDETSEIEQDKKNTILLRLEESKASYIADRKLGTAKTIDDFVNDLWQSANIVMLCRYQDQIAEIEARYGSKVQVLKDVVDGTALIKSIHLFVGAGGTMTAEAALLGKPTISIAPLRFHIEKYLVRSGLVKRASNSKSLVKMGRKMISDEHYMKAQKKKAARILARMEDPTDRMINALRL
- the cutA gene encoding divalent-cation tolerance protein CutA, with the translated sequence MASSGTIILSTFPSEKSVVDVADKVVRDRLCACVNFTQIRSIYSWRGKIEDQKEFVALFKTTATSAKRLKAEIARLHPYEVPEIVELKMQDVSRPYLSWLAESTDGVPKKRHNAAKR
- a CDS encoding mRNA surveillance protein pelota, which gives rise to MIVKPSGASTNAFFVIPEDADDLFTLRRIIEKDDHVIADTTRVIKQVKEYGRPDKGERVKVRVSIRVEQSKLDAAVDRLRITGVIAETDNEMVTKGTHHSLSVQAGDMITIDKGRKWQEVELRMLNRSGSNASFILVAIDTQEAAVAKVSGTHVKVIPNIYSGQSGKRYQTKNNPNIEIYFTDIAKTVSSIIGENDKVIIFGPGETRRRFFNTLVARQEIPRDRVQVVDGVDVAGEDGIFVFLRSPAMKEAMSASKLASVSSMLDRVMLMVNRGEAKFAMGMQEVSQAAAMKAVEAVVFSDSIFKTAADEEQVVKLLNSIEGYGAKAFAVDSSTDIGLRVSSLGGIVALLRYAIR
- a CDS encoding metal-dependent transcriptional regulator produces the protein MYLKAIWYIRERGEEVKVSSIAKLLNVTQPSVVQMLRKLDGSQLVRYSKGSVEMTGEGERIGKQMMRNTRLLEVLMKDALKIEIDEEMVCGIEHHMKDIFTDALCTLLKHPRKCPHGHTIPRGKCCS
- a CDS encoding TrmB family transcriptional regulator, with product MSISDRSRKAMENLGLTSYEIRVYLSLLDSGAMTAADISKKSGVPYSKIYEVLNSLEEKGWLESDSSRPQKFFPKSPSSALEAMRMRHENNFRESQSTIVNELMPMYTKSGMKERPEIWVARGVFNIVAKVNEIVQNARQELLVALPFVAVDVAKPLQPVLRTLHDKGVKIHILASAKITPETIKALSRVAEVRLKDGLFGGGVIGDGKQVVLLLGEGTGDGGSFEPIAIWADHAGLAGFAKGYFQYLWEDSAEKKKSKKRRYMRRDKVNRVWREQIARGDCRCKEKANRLRGRAFCRHGRVRARRDVPEGHMVHPRKRRGSQGKLDSQAP
- the tes gene encoding tetraether lipid synthase Tes, with protein sequence MDLIQISNMSSKSVGARRTIRFTQSICPDCNMILDAEVFERGGKVFMTKTCPTHGECEELYFGSYEMYKKFSTYWMDGKGAHAPNVMIDKCSCPNNCGLCTNHLSHSGLSNMIITNRCDLTCWYCFFYVKKGLEGAYLYEPNMEQVRAMMKTLKAEKPIAGNSIQITGGEPMLRDDITEIIKIMKEEGVDHVQLNTNGIKLAMSPETMRQVRMAGVNNLYLSFDGVTPRTNPKNHWEIPYTLESARKCGMTVVFVPTVIKSINDHELGSIIRYAQKNLDVVHAVNFQPVSLTGRMGKKEREKYRITIPDCIERIEEQTNGEISKDAWFPVPSCMPMTNIIEAFSKKPKYELSIHFACGAGTYVFEDMDTKKLIPLTSFVDIKGVLEYFEEKADEIKSGANRYWAMLEVVRKLKQFVNKDKQPRGLDLAKMFSSILLKRNFDSVGSWHVRSLFLGMMHFQDKYNEDLERLQRCDIHYLTPDLRIIPFCAFNVIPEWYRDRIQKKYSIPVEEWEKAHGQTLEAGLYRGLMRRGKPEAQMGCAMSEIHRAAAEASDDHRGIELRNNMAGA
- a CDS encoding helix-turn-helix domain-containing protein, coding for MSTTKSLSLAVFLFTALTLTHAAFVDYRSGATETHPQQFKAVQDNKMANQMLYLHTRKLAGAELSFDFFGAGDRRDIIWRGLTKSKWTENGLCCGVFELLVKMKGGRTRTILLRSLLGPKNKLQLSHELGIDWKAVDGHISKLLQYGLAAEVMAVGTCRVYAITQKGRRALELADEWQEPDSNNIECT
- a CDS encoding QcrA and Rieske domain-containing protein; the protein is MSSAHYPAVAAGNKGMSRRDFLKLMAAAGTVMTFAPFVDWGKFLPNNRANGAEKTKIEIRGGEPSNIYSFKVNHSEVVIYPKTDDPVLNTEAFRTWQLIRLPLELGGGKNDVSAFRLYSMVCLHLWCLWRYESKLNMIACPCHASAYDPLTGKAYAGPASLQSPPSNVLPRLDLEADANGDLWILPPTWDARKNGVVGYGRHVA
- a CDS encoding M3 family metallopeptidase, which produces MNLEQWCQLDERIYIADADERYKQYAGLPHSERVIEQLAEMKAMSAKTFLGSFTEPRELFLGSLENIADSTTKKLELKLYNLRNQKVVSSRHRFGGAAVSWSTWRQFNSAQKDPAKRKQVFDEFISKTKYLSPTIKARFDQMGKIYSEYSRKKLSPLDGYLENEKVSYSQLIDFVKSMGQQAKKPFQEALATISKKVLGRDAEYYDDFYFFRNRVYADLEKEFAGVNPPDQVRRTLAAMQFDLSPIHFDTEDRKNKYPSPICFFVQVPSDIRVLYKSESPYFDLQGCYHEMGHAMHASSISSRAKYWDRYGFSMGIAEVFSIFLERLTKNKKYLSSLGVHDERVLDEIEERNNFMELFFVTFYTANSLMKAEFWRKKLSMEKASDLYANLIKEYTGLEMPGEYWMLHHILPDAIMYVPSYLLAAVRAAELDHHLQGRFGEEWWTQTEAGSYIREITEPGAKIDLSRFSRLDSSLFMNEIR